The Lysobacter oculi genomic sequence GTGCTGCGGTTGTACTCGGCCAGCGTCTCGTTCATCTCGTCCTGATCCTTGGCGCGGATCGAGAGCTGCATGACGCGGCTCTTGCGATCGTTGCCGATGATCTTGGCTTCGACTTCGTCGCCGACCTTCAGCACGTGCGAAGCGTCCTCGACGCGATCCTGCGAGATGTCGCGGGCGGCCAGGTAGCCTTCCACGCCATCGGCCAGCGCGATCGTAGCGCCCTTGGCGTCCACTTCCTTCACGGTGCCCTTGACGATCGAGCCACGGCTGTTGGACGCGACGTAGCCGCCCATCGGGTCCTGCTCAAGCTGCTTGACGCCCAGCGAGATGCGCTCGCGCTCCGGATCGACCGCCAGCACCACGGCATCCACCGTGTCGCCCTTCTTGAAGTTGCGCGCCAGGTCTTCCCCGTTGGTGTTCCAGCTGAGGTCGGACAGGTGCACCAGGCCGTCGATGCCGCCGTCCAGGCCGATGAAGATGCCGAAGTCGGTGATCGACTTGATCTGGCCCGACACCTTGTCGCCCTTCTTGTGCAGCACGGAGAAGGTTTCCCACGGATTGCTGGAGACCTGCTTCATGCCCAGCGAGATGCGGCGACGCTCTTCATCCACGTCCAGCACCATCACCTGCACTTCGTCACCGACCTGCACCACCTTGGACGGGTTGACGTTCTTGTTGGTCCAGTCCATCTCGGAGACGTGCACCAGGCCTTCGACGCCCGGCTCGATTTCCACGAACGCGCCGTAATCGGTGACGTTCGAGACCTTGCCGAAGGCGCGGGTGTTGGCCGGGTAGCGACGGGCGATGTTGTCCCACGGATCCTCGCCCATCTGCTTCAGGCCGAGCGACACGCGGTTGCGCTCGCGGTCGTACTTGAGCACGCGGACGTCCAGCTCCTGGCCGACTTCGACCACTTCGGACGGATGGCGCACGCGCTTCCAGGCCATGTCGGTGATGTGCAGCAGGCCGTCGATGCCGC encodes the following:
- the rpsA gene encoding 30S ribosomal protein S1, which encodes MTESFAELFEQSQTHLAKLKPGAIVVGTVVDVRNDVVVINAGLKSEGIVPIEQFRNDAGEIDVGIGDQVKVALDAIENGFGETVLSREKAKRAMVWDELEEALEKGDIITGRISGKVKGGFTVDIKDVRAFLPGSLVDVRPVRDPVYLEGKELEFKLIKLDRKRNNVVVSRRAVVESEHSEEREQLLEKLVEGAKLKGVVKNLTDYGAFVDLGGIDGLLHITDMAWKRVRHPSEVVEVGQELDVRVLKYDRERNRVSLGLKQMGEDPWDNIARRYPANTRAFGKVSNVTDYGAFVEIEPGVEGLVHVSEMDWTNKNVNPSKVVQVGDEVQVMVLDVDEERRRISLGMKQVSSNPWETFSVLHKKGDKVSGQIKSITDFGIFIGLDGGIDGLVHLSDLSWNTNGEDLARNFKKGDTVDAVVLAVDPERERISLGVKQLEQDPMGGYVASNSRGSIVKGTVKEVDAKGATIALADGVEGYLAARDISQDRVEDASHVLKVGDEVEAKIIGNDRKSRVMQLSIRAKDQDEMNETLAEYNRSTSDAASGTTQLGALLREQLGKSE